One stretch of Amycolatopsis sp. NBC_00345 DNA includes these proteins:
- the groL gene encoding chaperonin GroEL (60 kDa chaperone family; promotes refolding of misfolded polypeptides especially under stressful conditions; forms two stacked rings of heptamers to form a barrel-shaped 14mer; ends can be capped by GroES; misfolded proteins enter the barrel where they are refolded when GroES binds) encodes MAKLIAFDEDARRGLERGLNILAEAVKVTLGPRGRNVVLEKKWGAPTITNDGVSIAKEIELEDPWEKIGAELVKEVAKKTDDVAGDGTTTATVLAQALVREGLRNVAAGADPISLKRGIEAAVEAITEQLHKMAVQIETKEQIAATASISAADRTIGELIAEALDKVGKEGVVTVEESNTFGLELELTEGMRFDKGYVSGYFVTDPERQEAELEDPYVLLFGSKISNVKDVLPLLEKVIQSGKPLLIIAEDVEGEALATLVVNKIRGTFKSVAVKAPGFGDRRKAILQDIAILTGGQVISEDVGLKLENADLALLGRARKAVITRDETTIVEGAGDADQIQGRVNQIRAEIENSDSDYDREKLQERLAKLAGGVAVIKAGAATEVELKERKHRIEDAVRNAKAAVEEGIVAGGGVALIQAAEAAFAGLKLEGDEATGANIVKVAVEAPLKQIAINAGLEGGVVAEKVKSLPQGHGLNAATGVYEDLLAAGVPDPTKVTRSALQNAASIAALFLTTEAVVADKPEKASAAPADPSGGMGGMDF; translated from the coding sequence ATGGCCAAATTGATCGCGTTCGACGAGGACGCCCGCCGCGGTCTTGAGCGCGGCCTGAACATCCTCGCCGAAGCCGTCAAGGTGACGCTTGGCCCCCGTGGCCGCAACGTCGTGCTCGAGAAGAAGTGGGGCGCGCCGACCATCACCAACGACGGTGTCTCCATCGCCAAGGAGATCGAGCTCGAAGACCCGTGGGAGAAGATCGGGGCCGAGCTCGTCAAGGAAGTTGCCAAGAAGACCGACGACGTCGCGGGTGACGGCACCACCACCGCCACCGTGCTCGCCCAGGCGCTCGTGCGCGAGGGTCTGCGCAACGTCGCCGCGGGTGCCGACCCGATCAGCCTCAAGCGGGGCATCGAGGCGGCCGTCGAGGCCATCACCGAGCAGCTGCACAAGATGGCCGTCCAGATCGAGACCAAGGAGCAGATCGCTGCTACCGCCTCGATCTCGGCCGCTGACCGCACCATCGGCGAGCTGATCGCCGAGGCGCTGGACAAGGTCGGCAAGGAAGGCGTCGTCACCGTCGAGGAGTCGAACACCTTCGGCCTGGAGCTCGAGCTCACCGAGGGCATGCGCTTCGACAAGGGCTACGTGTCCGGTTACTTCGTGACCGACCCGGAGCGCCAGGAAGCCGAGCTGGAGGACCCCTACGTCCTGCTCTTCGGTTCCAAGATCTCGAACGTCAAGGACGTCCTGCCGCTGCTGGAGAAGGTCATCCAGTCCGGCAAGCCGCTGCTGATCATCGCCGAGGACGTCGAGGGCGAAGCCCTGGCCACCCTCGTCGTCAACAAGATCCGTGGCACCTTCAAGTCCGTCGCCGTCAAGGCGCCGGGCTTCGGTGACCGCCGCAAGGCCATCCTGCAGGACATCGCGATCCTGACCGGTGGCCAGGTGATCTCGGAGGACGTCGGCCTCAAGCTGGAGAACGCGGACCTGGCGCTGCTGGGCCGGGCCCGCAAGGCCGTGATCACCCGTGACGAGACCACGATCGTCGAGGGCGCGGGCGACGCCGACCAGATCCAGGGTCGCGTCAACCAGATCCGTGCGGAGATCGAGAACTCGGACTCCGACTACGACCGTGAGAAGCTGCAGGAGCGGCTCGCGAAGCTGGCCGGCGGCGTTGCCGTCATCAAGGCCGGTGCCGCGACCGAGGTCGAGCTCAAGGAGCGCAAGCACCGCATCGAGGACGCGGTGCGCAACGCCAAGGCCGCCGTGGAAGAGGGCATCGTCGCCGGTGGTGGCGTGGCCCTGATCCAGGCCGCCGAGGCCGCGTTCGCGGGCCTGAAGCTCGAGGGCGACGAGGCCACTGGTGCCAACATCGTCAAGGTCGCCGTCGAGGCGCCGCTCAAGCAGATCGCGATCAACGCCGGCCTCGAGGGCGGCGTTGTGGCGGAGAAGGTCAAGTCCCTCCCGCAGGGCCACGGCCTGAACGCCGCCACGGGTGTCTACGAGGACCTGCTCGCCGCCGGCGTGCCGGACCCGACGAAGGTCACCCGCTCCGCGCTGCAGAACGCCGCCTCCATCGCGGCGCTGTTCCTGACCACCGAGGCTGTCGTCGCGGACAAGCCGGAGAAGGCTTCCGCCGCTCCGGCCGACCCGTCCGGTGGCATGGGTGGCATGGACTTCTGA
- a CDS encoding transporter substrate-binding domain-containing protein produces the protein MMIKTRVVALGVVLLVVLGVGTAAAAPGRDGPGRLGEVVERGELRVCSTGDYRPFTYLDPAGRWSGIDVDLAADLARRLGTRLTLVRTTWAKVAADVGNRCDLVMGGVSVTPARARTALFTTPYLRDGKTPITRCADVAKYSTPQQIDRAGVRVIVNPGGTNDQYATANLHHATIVRYPDNNTIFEQLISGRADLMITDASETRWQARQHPQLCAVHPDQPFTHEEKAYLLPRGEDAFRQFVDQWLLEVREDGTYARVTRPWLG, from the coding sequence CTGATGATCAAAACGAGGGTCGTCGCGCTCGGGGTGGTCCTGCTGGTCGTGCTGGGAGTCGGCACGGCGGCAGCGGCCCCCGGGCGTGACGGCCCCGGCCGGCTCGGCGAGGTCGTCGAGCGTGGCGAGCTGCGCGTGTGCAGCACCGGCGACTACCGGCCGTTCACCTACCTCGACCCGGCCGGCCGGTGGAGCGGCATCGACGTGGACCTCGCCGCGGACCTCGCGCGGCGGCTCGGCACCCGCCTCACACTGGTCCGGACCACCTGGGCGAAGGTGGCCGCCGACGTCGGGAACCGCTGCGACCTGGTGATGGGCGGCGTGTCGGTGACCCCCGCCCGCGCCCGGACGGCGCTGTTCACCACGCCGTACCTGCGTGACGGCAAGACCCCGATCACGCGCTGCGCGGACGTTGCGAAGTACTCGACGCCGCAGCAGATCGACCGCGCCGGCGTGCGCGTGATCGTCAACCCCGGCGGCACCAACGACCAGTACGCGACGGCGAACCTGCACCACGCGACCATCGTGCGGTACCCGGACAACAACACGATCTTCGAGCAGCTCATCAGCGGCCGCGCGGACCTGATGATCACCGACGCGTCCGAGACGCGCTGGCAGGCGCGGCAGCACCCGCAGTTGTGCGCGGTGCACCCGGACCAGCCGTTCACCCACGAGGAGAAGGCCTACCTGCTGCCCCGCGGCGAGGACGCCTTCCGGCAGTTCGTGGACCAGTGGCTGCTGGAGGTGCGTGAGGACGGCACGTACGCGCGCGTCACGCGGCCTTGGCTTGGCTGA
- a CDS encoding PspC domain-containing protein, with product MTNSVYTPETKKLFRSRTDRKLTGVCAGWADYLGVDPSMVRIAAVTGAVLSAGIVLPVYAAAAFLTPDSATPADTADSATPADTAA from the coding sequence ATGACAAACAGCGTGTACACCCCGGAAACCAAGAAGCTCTTCCGCAGCCGCACCGACCGCAAGCTGACCGGCGTCTGCGCCGGCTGGGCCGACTACCTGGGCGTCGACCCGTCGATGGTGCGCATCGCCGCGGTGACCGGCGCGGTGCTCTCGGCCGGCATCGTCCTCCCGGTCTACGCCGCGGCCGCCTTCCTGACGCCCGACTCGGCCACTCCGGCTGACACCGCCGACTCGGCCACCCCGGCCGACACGGCCGCCTGA
- a CDS encoding AfsR/SARP family transcriptional regulator, with amino-acid sequence MGRVDGLDFRVLGPAEVVAGGRAVPLGGSRPLIVLAGLLLRANRVVSVDELGRWLWDDDRRRSKGALQTYVLRLRRALGDGVVIRTERGGYLLEVDEELVDLGRFRALAARGRAAAERGTYRGAAELFAEALGEWRGPALQNVESEALHRDEAGQLAEERTRVREQWADALLAVGEYTTVVPVLTRLTRENPLRERLHEQLVLALFHSGRQAEALEVYRRIRDVLADELGLDPGAGLQRVHRLVLNGAEPDDLDPARYRPAVQPQVPRQLPADLGAFAGREADLKALHALLPEALDDGTSTPIASVEGMGGIGKTTLAVHFAHGIAEKFHGGQVYLNLRGYGPGDPVEPVAALETMILALGVPCDQIPADLDGRAATWRTHTAGRRLLLVLDNANSTEQVRPLLPGPGCLVVVTSRWQLRALVATHGARRVALAQLGEEDAVELLASTIGVDRVNADPAATERFVRYCGGLPLAIRILAVRAAQFPDFPLGQFVSALDAEPDRLGSFDLGDGEETNIRSVFSYSYRALTPPAARLLRLLGLPTGPDFTPGTAVALTGGDPVGTRAALDALVSAHLLSQPQPGRYQFHDLIRAYAAELAHHVDDDESRAAALDRLLDWYLGSALNASRAMRPDRFYRSLNLGEWTGGVEFADYHAALGWFADEYSNLVTAVHLAFRQRRYAHCWKLAWLLQTYFAGRARIDTWRGVYELALRATRISGDRDGEAGILNGLGVIDGVMRDYASSRNYLEQALAIQRELGSREGEARAQYNLVMTANSLDDFPGAYEHGTQALQIVRDLRLGGFEANVLRALGDLCATMGDHPRALSLADEALALVPRGGNPREGRYSLHTRGRALLGLGRHSEGIECMSDAVDMFFAMGEQYEAADVLSQLGSAHLRLGHVAAARDCWLRSVRLLTDIGHPDVDDVRAKLAALVSVH; translated from the coding sequence ATGGGGCGGGTGGACGGCCTGGACTTTCGCGTACTCGGCCCGGCCGAGGTCGTGGCCGGTGGCCGGGCCGTGCCGCTGGGCGGCAGCCGTCCGCTGATCGTGCTGGCCGGCCTGCTGCTGCGGGCCAACCGCGTGGTGTCCGTCGACGAGCTGGGCCGCTGGCTCTGGGACGACGACCGGCGCCGGTCCAAGGGCGCGCTCCAGACGTATGTGCTGCGGCTGCGCCGGGCGCTCGGCGACGGCGTGGTGATCCGCACGGAGCGCGGCGGCTACCTGCTGGAGGTCGACGAGGAGCTGGTCGACCTCGGCCGGTTCCGCGCGCTCGCCGCCCGCGGGCGCGCGGCCGCCGAGCGCGGGACGTACCGGGGCGCGGCCGAGCTGTTCGCCGAGGCGCTCGGCGAGTGGCGGGGGCCGGCGCTGCAGAACGTCGAGTCCGAGGCGCTGCACCGAGACGAGGCCGGCCAGCTCGCGGAGGAGCGCACCCGCGTGCGCGAGCAGTGGGCCGACGCGCTGCTGGCGGTCGGCGAGTACACCACCGTCGTCCCCGTGCTGACCCGGCTGACCAGGGAGAACCCGCTGCGGGAGCGGCTGCACGAACAGCTGGTGCTCGCGCTGTTCCACTCCGGCCGCCAGGCCGAGGCGCTGGAGGTCTACCGGCGGATCCGCGACGTGCTGGCCGACGAGCTGGGGCTCGACCCCGGCGCGGGCCTGCAGCGGGTGCACCGGCTGGTGCTCAACGGCGCGGAGCCGGACGACCTCGACCCCGCGCGCTACCGGCCGGCCGTCCAGCCGCAGGTGCCGCGCCAGCTGCCCGCCGACCTCGGCGCGTTCGCCGGGCGCGAAGCCGACCTCAAGGCATTGCACGCGCTCCTGCCCGAGGCGCTGGACGACGGCACCTCGACCCCCATCGCGTCCGTGGAAGGCATGGGGGGCATCGGAAAGACGACTCTGGCGGTCCACTTCGCGCACGGGATCGCGGAGAAGTTCCACGGCGGGCAGGTGTACCTCAACCTGCGCGGTTACGGGCCGGGCGATCCGGTGGAGCCGGTCGCGGCGCTGGAGACGATGATCCTGGCGCTCGGCGTGCCGTGCGACCAGATCCCCGCGGACCTCGACGGGCGCGCGGCCACCTGGCGCACCCACACCGCCGGCCGGCGGCTGTTGCTGGTGCTGGACAACGCGAACAGCACCGAGCAGGTGCGCCCGCTGCTGCCCGGCCCCGGCTGCCTGGTGGTGGTCACCAGCCGCTGGCAGTTGCGCGCGCTCGTCGCGACGCACGGTGCGCGGCGGGTCGCGCTGGCGCAGCTCGGCGAGGAGGACGCGGTGGAGCTGCTGGCGTCGACGATCGGCGTCGACCGCGTGAACGCCGACCCGGCGGCGACCGAGCGGTTCGTGCGCTACTGCGGCGGGCTGCCGCTGGCGATCCGGATCCTCGCCGTGCGCGCGGCGCAGTTCCCGGACTTCCCCCTGGGCCAGTTCGTCTCCGCGCTGGACGCGGAGCCGGACCGGCTGGGCTCGTTCGACCTCGGTGACGGCGAGGAGACGAACATCCGCTCGGTGTTCTCGTACTCCTACCGCGCGCTGACGCCGCCGGCCGCGCGGCTGCTGCGGCTGCTCGGCCTGCCCACCGGCCCGGACTTCACGCCCGGGACCGCGGTCGCGCTCACGGGCGGGGACCCGGTGGGCACGCGGGCGGCGCTCGACGCGCTCGTCTCGGCGCACCTGCTTTCGCAGCCGCAGCCCGGGCGGTACCAGTTCCACGACCTCATCCGCGCGTATGCGGCGGAGCTCGCGCACCACGTGGACGACGACGAGTCCCGCGCCGCCGCGCTGGACCGCCTGCTGGACTGGTACCTCGGGTCGGCGCTGAACGCGTCGCGCGCGATGCGGCCGGACCGCTTCTACCGCTCGCTCAACCTTGGTGAGTGGACCGGCGGAGTGGAGTTCGCGGACTACCACGCCGCCCTCGGGTGGTTCGCCGACGAGTACAGCAACCTCGTCACGGCCGTGCACCTCGCGTTCCGGCAGCGGCGGTACGCGCACTGCTGGAAGCTGGCTTGGCTTCTGCAGACGTACTTCGCCGGCCGTGCGCGGATCGACACCTGGCGCGGGGTGTACGAGCTGGCGCTGCGGGCCACCCGGATCTCCGGCGACCGCGACGGCGAGGCGGGCATCCTCAACGGCCTCGGCGTGATCGACGGGGTGATGCGCGACTACGCGTCTTCGCGGAACTACCTGGAGCAGGCGCTGGCGATCCAGCGTGAGCTCGGCTCGCGCGAGGGGGAGGCGCGGGCGCAGTACAACCTCGTGATGACGGCGAACAGCCTCGACGACTTCCCCGGCGCGTACGAACACGGCACGCAGGCCCTGCAGATCGTCCGCGACCTGCGGCTCGGCGGTTTCGAAGCGAACGTGCTGCGGGCACTCGGCGACCTCTGCGCCACGATGGGCGACCACCCGCGCGCGCTCTCCCTGGCCGACGAGGCCCTGGCCCTGGTCCCGCGCGGCGGCAACCCGCGTGAGGGCCGGTACTCGCTGCACACCCGCGGCCGGGCCCTGCTCGGCCTCGGCCGCCACAGCGAGGGCATCGAGTGCATGTCCGACGCCGTCGACATGTTCTTCGCGATGGGCGAACAGTACGAAGCCGCGGACGTACTGTCGCAGCTCGGCTCGGCCCACCTGCGCCTCGGCCACGTCGCCGCCGCGCGCGACTGCTGGCTCCGGTCGGTTCGGTTGCTGACCGATATCGGTCACCCGGATGTTGATGACGTGCGGGCCAAGCTGGCGGCGCTGGTTTCTGTCCATTGA
- a CDS encoding serine/threonine-protein kinase, protein MTGDVSGDLTGRRLGNYRIDSVLGKGGMSVTYKATDVRLGRKVALKIIGDHLGADAEFRERFVDEARNTSAIDHANIVPLYDFGELDGMLYIAMRMVDGGDLAGLISGGPIAPARALSLLDQVADALDTLHNRGLVHLDVKPANVLVTSRETSREHVYVADFGLTRRGATGHRTRGGDFLGSPTYAAPEHLRGEPLDGRTDQYALTCVLFACLTGSPPFKGDVPTVIKGHLNGEPPSVARVVGLPAALDDVVRKGMAKSPADRYPNCVAMVAAARTALGPLATSDTPPGPPGSLPVAGPPPGTPGEGASMQPYGGQQPPPGYGQQGPGGPGQGAPGQGGMDGASSQSGAMNAWSGPGGQGGLGGGPGAAGPGVGGPGSGWGAPGAPNGPVGPPHGAPSQGPPPGYGGYPGQPGMPPQGFQQGHQQPGYGGYPGQQPGYGMPPQGYGPPGDPMRLRPPSPAAGPSAFQQSKSGGGLKWLWIGLGVLVLAGLVVGAIFLFGNTGGSGGGTDPTTAPNIPVGPGGSQSGVPSTSLKAPPTSISIQPSH, encoded by the coding sequence GTGACAGGCGACGTGTCGGGGGACCTCACCGGTCGACGGCTGGGCAATTACCGCATCGACTCGGTGCTCGGCAAGGGCGGCATGAGCGTGACCTACAAGGCCACGGACGTCCGGCTGGGCCGCAAAGTGGCGCTGAAGATCATCGGTGACCACCTCGGGGCCGATGCCGAGTTCCGCGAGCGCTTCGTCGACGAAGCCCGCAACACCTCCGCCATCGACCACGCCAACATCGTGCCGTTGTACGACTTCGGCGAGCTCGACGGCATGCTCTACATCGCCATGCGCATGGTCGACGGCGGCGACCTGGCCGGCCTGATCTCCGGGGGCCCGATCGCGCCCGCGCGGGCGCTGTCCCTGCTCGACCAGGTCGCGGACGCCCTCGACACACTGCACAACCGTGGTCTGGTCCACCTCGACGTCAAGCCCGCCAACGTCCTCGTCACCAGCCGCGAGACCTCGCGCGAGCACGTCTACGTGGCCGACTTCGGCCTGACCCGCCGCGGCGCCACCGGCCACCGCACCCGCGGCGGCGACTTCCTCGGCTCGCCCACCTACGCCGCGCCCGAGCACCTGCGCGGGGAGCCGCTGGACGGGCGCACCGACCAGTACGCGCTGACCTGCGTGCTCTTCGCCTGCCTCACCGGCAGCCCGCCGTTCAAGGGCGACGTGCCGACCGTGATCAAGGGCCACCTCAACGGCGAGCCCCCGTCGGTGGCGCGGGTGGTGGGACTGCCCGCCGCCCTCGACGACGTCGTCCGCAAGGGCATGGCCAAGAGCCCGGCCGACCGCTACCCGAACTGCGTCGCGATGGTCGCCGCCGCGCGGACGGCGCTGGGGCCGCTGGCCACTTCGGACACACCGCCGGGGCCGCCGGGCTCGCTTCCGGTCGCCGGGCCGCCCCCGGGGACGCCGGGAGAGGGGGCCTCCATGCAGCCGTACGGAGGACAGCAGCCGCCGCCGGGGTACGGACAGCAGGGGCCCGGCGGACCCGGCCAGGGCGCTCCGGGGCAAGGCGGCATGGACGGCGCCAGTAGCCAGAGCGGTGCGATGAACGCGTGGTCCGGACCAGGTGGCCAGGGCGGGCTCGGCGGTGGTCCCGGCGCGGCCGGGCCCGGCGTCGGCGGTCCCGGCTCCGGCTGGGGTGCTCCCGGCGCGCCGAACGGCCCCGTCGGCCCGCCGCACGGCGCCCCGTCGCAAGGCCCGCCTCCCGGCTACGGCGGTTACCCCGGCCAGCCCGGGATGCCGCCCCAGGGATTCCAGCAAGGACACCAGCAGCCGGGCTACGGCGGCTACCCGGGCCAGCAGCCGGGCTACGGCATGCCGCCCCAGGGCTACGGGCCGCCCGGTGACCCGATGCGGCTGCGGCCGCCGTCACCCGCGGCCGGGCCCAGCGCGTTCCAGCAGTCGAAGAGCGGCGGCGGGCTGAAGTGGCTGTGGATCGGGCTGGGCGTGCTCGTGCTCGCCGGCCTGGTCGTCGGCGCGATCTTCCTGTTCGGCAACACCGGTGGCAGCGGCGGCGGCACCGACCCCACGACCGCGCCCAACATCCCGGTCGGCCCGGGCGGGTCGCAGTCCGGCGTGCCCTCGACTTCGCTCAAGGCGCCGCCGACGTCGATCTCGATCCAACCGAGCCACTGA
- a CDS encoding DUF72 domain-containing protein: MSAIGEIRVGTSGWRYPPWRKEFYPAGLVQRRELEYLSRRLNAVEINGSFYSLQRPERYRAWFDETPSDFVFAVKGGRFITHLKQLRDVETALANFYASGVLALGTKLGPFLWQLPPRLAFDPDRVTSFFALLPRTTADAAKLGARHDTKLKSDPYLEPGPGRPVRHALEVRHPSFTTPEALALLREHDVALVVADSGGKWPYAEDQTTDFSYVRLHGDVDLYTSGYTEPALRRWAAKITGWHDDGRRDVHVHFDNDVKVEAPRNARKLAELLGVAPPSPNDKTGRPPPHPQ; this comes from the coding sequence GTGAGCGCGATCGGCGAGATTCGGGTCGGCACGTCGGGCTGGCGGTATCCGCCGTGGCGCAAGGAGTTCTACCCCGCGGGGCTGGTGCAGCGGCGCGAGTTGGAGTACCTCTCGCGGCGGTTGAACGCCGTCGAGATCAACGGGTCGTTCTACTCGCTGCAGCGGCCGGAGCGGTACCGCGCGTGGTTCGACGAGACACCGTCGGACTTCGTGTTCGCGGTGAAGGGCGGGCGGTTCATCACGCATCTCAAGCAGTTGCGTGACGTCGAGACGGCGCTGGCCAACTTCTACGCGTCCGGTGTGCTCGCGCTCGGCACGAAGCTGGGCCCGTTCCTGTGGCAGCTGCCGCCGCGGCTGGCGTTCGACCCGGACCGGGTCACGAGCTTCTTCGCGTTGCTGCCGCGGACCACCGCGGACGCGGCGAAGCTCGGGGCACGCCACGACACAAAGCTGAAGTCCGACCCGTACCTGGAGCCTGGCCCGGGGCGTCCCGTGCGGCACGCGCTGGAGGTCCGCCACCCGAGCTTCACCACGCCCGAGGCGCTGGCGCTGCTGCGTGAGCACGACGTCGCGCTGGTCGTCGCCGACAGCGGCGGCAAGTGGCCCTACGCAGAGGACCAGACCACTGACTTCAGCTACGTCCGGCTGCACGGCGACGTCGATCTCTACACCAGTGGCTACACCGAGCCCGCGCTCCGCCGCTGGGCCGCCAAAATCACCGGCTGGCACGACGACGGCCGCCGCGACGTCCACGTCCACTTCGACAACGACGTCAAAGTGGAGGCACCCCGCAACGCCCGCAAGCTGGCCGAACTCCTCGGTGTAGCGCCACCGTCACCGAACGACAAGACCGGCCGGCCCCCGCCCCATCCACAGTGA
- a CDS encoding nucleotidyltransferase domain-containing protein: MKHNNPEFAEIAERGTILRCQVGSGLHGTAVEGQDDRDEMGLCLEPAEYVVGTRRFEQYIFRTQPEGVRSGPGDLDLIVYSLRKWMRLALTGNPTVVLPLFAPDAEIVRITDLGHELRANAHRIVSRQAGPRFAGYLRSQRRRMVEGNIKVNRPELIEKYGFDTKYAMHMVRLGVQGVELLETGRMTLPLPEPWLTWLCDLRQGRHTQAEAVEAAAELEAKLETLTTRTSPLPEAPDREWADAWLVRAHVAAWKMA, from the coding sequence GTGAAGCACAACAACCCCGAATTCGCCGAGATCGCCGAGCGCGGCACCATCCTGCGCTGCCAGGTGGGCTCCGGCCTGCACGGCACGGCCGTCGAGGGCCAGGACGACCGGGACGAGATGGGCCTGTGCCTCGAGCCCGCCGAGTACGTGGTGGGCACGCGCCGGTTCGAGCAGTACATCTTCCGCACGCAGCCCGAAGGCGTCCGGTCGGGTCCGGGCGACCTCGACCTGATCGTCTACTCGCTGCGCAAGTGGATGCGCCTGGCGCTCACCGGCAACCCGACCGTCGTGCTGCCGCTCTTCGCGCCGGACGCCGAGATCGTGCGCATCACCGACCTCGGCCACGAGCTGCGGGCGAACGCGCACCGCATCGTCTCGCGCCAGGCCGGCCCGCGGTTCGCCGGTTACCTGCGCTCGCAGCGGCGCCGGATGGTCGAGGGCAACATCAAGGTCAACCGGCCGGAGCTGATCGAGAAGTACGGCTTCGACACGAAGTACGCGATGCACATGGTCCGGCTCGGCGTCCAGGGCGTCGAGCTGCTCGAGACCGGCCGCATGACGCTGCCGCTCCCCGAGCCGTGGCTCACCTGGCTGTGTGACCTGCGCCAAGGCCGGCACACGCAGGCCGAAGCCGTCGAGGCCGCCGCCGAGCTGGAGGCGAAGCTCGAGACGCTGACCACGCGGACGTCGCCGCTGCCGGAGGCCCCGGACCGCGAGTGGGCCGACGCGTGGCTGGTGCGCGCGCACGTGGCGGCGTGGAAGATGGCCTGA
- a CDS encoding o-succinylbenzoate synthase encodes MKVYALPLHNRFRGITVREGLLLKGSAGWGEFCPFADYSDAESAPWLAAALEASETGWPAPVRDRIEVNTTVPVVTPERAYELVRASGCRTAKVKVADKRSTLADDCARVEAVRDALGPGGAIRVDANTAWDVGTAVRSITELDKAAGGLEYAEQPCPTIEDLATVRRRVSVRIAADESIRRAEDPLKVAVAGAADIAVLKVAPLGGVRRALEVAEACGLPCVVSSAVETSVGLAAGLALAGALPELGFACGLGTISLLTGDVSSTSLSPVDGYLPVLRQAPEPDRFTSFPASPDVTAAWEDRLSRVRALL; translated from the coding sequence ATGAAGGTCTACGCGCTGCCGCTGCACAACCGGTTCCGGGGCATCACCGTCCGTGAGGGCCTGCTGCTGAAGGGTTCCGCGGGCTGGGGTGAGTTCTGCCCGTTCGCGGACTACTCGGACGCCGAGAGCGCGCCGTGGCTCGCCGCCGCGCTGGAGGCGAGCGAAACGGGCTGGCCGGCCCCGGTGCGCGACCGCATCGAGGTGAACACCACCGTCCCGGTGGTCACGCCGGAGCGCGCGTACGAGCTGGTCCGGGCCTCCGGCTGCCGGACGGCGAAGGTGAAGGTCGCCGACAAGCGCTCGACGCTCGCCGATGACTGCGCGCGCGTCGAAGCGGTCCGCGACGCGCTCGGCCCCGGCGGCGCCATCCGGGTCGACGCGAACACCGCCTGGGACGTCGGCACCGCCGTGCGCTCGATCACCGAGCTGGACAAGGCGGCCGGCGGCCTGGAGTACGCCGAGCAGCCGTGCCCGACGATCGAGGACCTCGCCACCGTCCGCCGTCGCGTCTCCGTGCGCATCGCGGCCGACGAGTCGATCCGCCGCGCCGAGGACCCGCTGAAGGTCGCCGTCGCCGGGGCCGCGGACATCGCCGTGCTGAAGGTCGCGCCCCTCGGCGGCGTCCGCCGCGCACTGGAGGTGGCCGAGGCCTGCGGGCTGCCGTGTGTGGTGTCGTCCGCGGTGGAGACGAGCGTCGGCCTGGCCGCCGGGCTCGCCCTCGCCGGGGCGCTGCCGGAACTCGGCTTCGCCTGTGGCCTCGGCACGATCTCCCTGCTGACCGGCGACGTCAGCAGCACTTCACTGTCCCCTGTGGACGGTTACCTGCCGGTTCTGCGACAGGCGCCGGAACCGGACCGCTTCACGTCGTTCCCCGCCTCGCCGGACGTCACCGCGGCGTGGGAAGACCGGCTGTCCCGCGTCCGCGCGCTGCTCTGA
- a CDS encoding cold-shock protein — MAVGTVKWFNSEKGYGFIESAEGPDVFVHYSAIQADGFRTLNEGDRVEFEVQSGSDGRSQAADVRKVS; from the coding sequence GTGGCTGTCGGCACCGTCAAATGGTTCAACTCGGAAAAGGGCTACGGGTTCATCGAATCCGCCGAAGGCCCCGACGTCTTCGTGCACTACTCGGCGATCCAGGCCGACGGGTTCCGCACGCTCAACGAGGGTGATCGCGTGGAGTTCGAGGTCCAGTCCGGCAGCGACGGCCGAAGTCAGGCCGCGGACGTCCGGAAGGTCTCTTGA
- a CDS encoding AIM24 family protein has translation MRVHTRHTPNFGVARVLLAPGEAVQSAGDTMLATSFGVTESAPSRGGARKPGLSLFTAPAEGGWVDLAPIGPGDVYPLELTGATGWSVHRGAVLARPASVRHDQTWAPLQQLFGADSGFLDHYSGTGPLVLTAPGPVDSFKLSAGEMVTVRPDYVLAYPDTLQCRLRAVDPSGPQSLKTGEGLVLDFAGPGTVLVQARNRRVSHA, from the coding sequence ATGCGCGTCCACACCAGGCACACGCCCAACTTCGGCGTCGCCCGCGTACTGCTGGCGCCGGGCGAAGCCGTGCAGTCGGCGGGCGACACGATGCTGGCGACCAGCTTCGGCGTGACCGAGTCCGCGCCCTCGCGCGGCGGCGCGCGCAAACCGGGCCTTTCGCTGTTCACCGCGCCCGCGGAGGGCGGCTGGGTCGACCTCGCGCCGATCGGCCCCGGCGACGTCTACCCGCTCGAGCTGACCGGTGCCACCGGCTGGTCGGTGCACCGCGGCGCCGTGCTCGCGCGGCCCGCGTCGGTGCGCCACGACCAGACGTGGGCGCCGCTGCAGCAGCTCTTCGGCGCCGACTCGGGATTCCTCGACCACTACAGCGGCACCGGCCCGCTCGTGCTCACCGCGCCCGGCCCGGTGGACTCGTTCAAGCTGTCCGCGGGCGAGATGGTCACCGTCCGGCCCGACTACGTGCTGGCGTACCCGGACACGCTGCAGTGCCGGCTGCGGGCCGTCGACCCGAGCGGGCCGCAGTCGCTGAAGACGGGGGAAGGGCTGGTCCTGGACTTCGCGGGACCCGGCACCGTGCTCGTGCAGGCCAGGAACAGGCGGGTTTCGCACGCCTGA